From Thermodesulfovibrionales bacterium, a single genomic window includes:
- a CDS encoding HEAT repeat domain-containing protein, giving the protein MEISEEIKGAKDIIQAFLKAKKTVRMYPENNPVYTKTIDEIFSRFTDFFAWREEFRLRIKQHELFFDAEMVYQNPEKEDNLALFLFKDGLRELSFKKNLSKQELEEFLKIIALDFDREAADDDIVTLLWERDFQDIQYVVDEAFLTEDNDYESDAIEEIKSKAPETDNLLKAYTDAFSAEDVSSISIVNLSDKDLQQLVREIEKDLEDKTGKLSEILFEMLHHAESPPELEDIYHFLSDIILYSLRQGDLKTVVTMLKRAQAVAESPSVSKESKTRMKGLADIVNSRDSLMHLGAILDSSEAIDENLLSEFTSFLDKVAIAPLISLLGDLESIHGRKRIIAILISLGKKDLQALAKGLQDSRWYVVRNIIYVLHRIGDKKAVEYLLSTARHADVRVRKESIKALGELKSPLALQTLRDCLDDKDDSIRKMSAKALGSIGSETAKRILIEKVSGKDFKARDFEEKKEFFEALTRWKDAEVTDFMMKLLKKRSLFKRARSDEDRAAAAHYFGLIGSRDALPALSALKDSKNELVREYVNSALKRIDYGK; this is encoded by the coding sequence ATGGAAATCTCTGAGGAAATAAAGGGAGCAAAAGACATAATCCAGGCCTTCCTGAAGGCGAAGAAGACCGTCAGGATGTATCCGGAGAACAACCCCGTCTATACGAAGACGATCGATGAAATCTTTTCGCGTTTTACCGACTTTTTTGCCTGGCGCGAAGAATTCCGTTTGAGAATAAAACAGCACGAGCTCTTCTTCGATGCCGAGATGGTCTACCAGAACCCTGAAAAAGAGGATAACCTCGCCCTCTTCCTCTTTAAGGACGGCCTGAGGGAATTGAGCTTTAAGAAGAACCTGTCCAAGCAGGAGCTGGAGGAGTTCCTCAAGATTATCGCGCTCGACTTCGACAGAGAGGCGGCTGACGACGACATCGTAACCCTCCTTTGGGAGAGGGACTTTCAGGATATCCAGTACGTTGTCGATGAGGCCTTTCTCACGGAAGACAATGATTACGAATCGGATGCGATCGAGGAGATAAAGAGTAAGGCTCCAGAGACCGACAATCTTCTCAAGGCGTATACCGACGCCTTCAGTGCGGAGGATGTTTCGAGCATTTCGATCGTGAACCTTTCCGATAAAGACCTTCAGCAGCTCGTCAGGGAGATAGAGAAAGACCTGGAAGACAAGACCGGGAAGCTCTCTGAAATACTGTTCGAGATGCTCCACCACGCTGAAAGCCCGCCTGAATTGGAGGACATCTATCATTTCCTTTCGGATATCATTCTCTATTCTCTCCGGCAAGGAGACCTGAAGACCGTAGTGACAATGCTGAAAAGGGCGCAGGCCGTTGCGGAATCGCCGTCCGTCTCAAAGGAGTCAAAAACCAGGATGAAAGGCCTTGCCGATATCGTCAACTCCAGGGACTCACTCATGCATCTCGGCGCGATCCTCGATTCTTCTGAGGCAATTGACGAAAATCTCCTCTCTGAATTTACGTCCTTTCTCGACAAGGTCGCGATAGCTCCGCTCATATCGCTCCTCGGCGACCTCGAGAGCATTCATGGAAGAAAGCGGATCATTGCCATCCTCATCAGCCTCGGGAAGAAAGACCTCCAGGCGCTCGCGAAGGGCCTTCAAGACTCGCGGTGGTATGTCGTGAGAAACATCATCTATGTCCTTCACCGCATAGGGGACAAGAAGGCCGTCGAGTATCTCCTCAGCACCGCCCGTCATGCCGATGTACGGGTCAGGAAAGAATCCATTAAGGCCCTGGGCGAACTCAAGAGCCCTCTTGCTTTGCAGACGTTGAGAGACTGTCTCGATGATAAAGACGACTCGATAAGGAAGATGTCCGCGAAGGCGCTCGGGAGTATCGGTTCTGAGACTGCGAAGAGGATACTCATCGAAAAGGTTTCAGGGAAAGATTTTAAGGCACGGGATTTTGAAGAGAAGAAAGAATTCTTTGAAGCCCTGACCCGCTGGAAGGACGCCGAAGTGACGGATTTCATGATGAAGCTTCTCAAGAAGCGGTCGCTCTTTAAGAGGGCCCGTTCCGATGAGGACAGGGCAGCCGCAGCACACTACTTCGGCCTGATAGGCAGCAGGGACGCGCTGCCGGCATTGTCGGCTCTAAAGGATTCAAAGAACGAACTTGTGAGGGAATACGTGAACTCCGCCCTGAAAAGGATAGATTATGGCAAATAA
- a CDS encoding HD-GYP domain-containing protein, with translation MANKETSGSVANPKDIINQLAVIIRSSQIHDAGNVAILTAIDRLCSIVNPILNSGDTLTLELGGEFFYLNDTRVRYSMEYLLNFDFLIREFRKRGLGSIIINSPLTPGDIQRFLKAFFDASFSTESFKTLSEGIADIHSLSVGPLKKIRDEGEYDIRRFVKKTYFNAVSYTKGVITKIQSGEKISIKKAKRVVESMVDMILEEEEMLVGMTAIKDYDEYTYHHSVNVSILSVALGQRLGLNRKALTEVGLVALFHDIGKIEVPAEILNKPTNFTDDEWRIMKRHPFWGVRAILKLKGLDATSVRTAIVAFEHHLNYDLSGYPRLSSPIELDFYSKIVSLADQYDGMTSSRVYSRIPMAPDKALSIMMERAGSQLDPVIFKFFINMIGVFPIGTLVLLDSKELGLVFGCNSMFPDRPRVLIIMDSKGTKVEGHVVDLTEKDASGNHPRSIIKTLDPNKYRINLAEYLL, from the coding sequence ATGGCAAATAAGGAGACATCGGGGTCGGTAGCAAATCCGAAGGACATCATCAATCAGCTTGCCGTCATCATCAGGTCCTCCCAGATTCATGACGCCGGCAATGTGGCCATTCTGACCGCTATCGACCGCTTATGTTCGATCGTGAACCCCATCCTCAATTCCGGTGATACCCTCACCCTTGAGCTCGGCGGCGAGTTCTTTTACCTGAATGACACGAGGGTGAGGTACTCTATGGAATACCTCTTGAATTTCGATTTTCTGATCAGAGAGTTCAGGAAACGCGGACTGGGAAGTATCATCATAAACAGCCCGTTAACCCCCGGTGACATTCAGCGCTTCTTGAAGGCGTTCTTCGACGCATCCTTCTCGACGGAATCGTTTAAGACCCTCTCGGAGGGCATCGCCGATATCCATTCCCTCTCCGTAGGACCGCTGAAGAAGATCAGGGATGAAGGCGAGTACGACATCAGACGGTTCGTGAAAAAGACCTATTTCAATGCGGTCTCCTATACAAAAGGGGTCATCACGAAAATACAGTCAGGAGAAAAAATCAGCATCAAGAAGGCGAAGCGGGTCGTGGAATCGATGGTTGACATGATCCTTGAAGAAGAAGAGATGCTCGTGGGCATGACCGCGATAAAGGATTATGATGAATACACCTATCACCATTCAGTAAATGTGAGCATCCTCTCCGTCGCCCTGGGCCAGAGGCTCGGGCTGAACAGGAAGGCTCTCACCGAAGTCGGACTCGTCGCCCTGTTTCATGACATCGGAAAGATCGAGGTTCCCGCTGAGATACTGAACAAGCCGACGAACTTTACCGATGACGAGTGGAGAATCATGAAACGGCATCCCTTCTGGGGTGTGAGGGCGATCCTGAAACTGAAAGGTCTCGACGCGACATCCGTCAGAACCGCCATCGTAGCCTTTGAACACCACCTCAACTACGATCTGTCGGGCTACCCGAGACTCAGCAGCCCGATAGAGCTGGACTTTTATTCCAAGATAGTGAGTCTCGCAGACCAGTATGACGGCATGACATCGTCTCGGGTCTATTCCAGGATACCGATGGCGCCCGACAAGGCCCTGAGCATCATGATGGAGCGTGCGGGGAGCCAGCTCGATCCGGTCATCTTCAAATTCTTCATAAACATGATCGGGGTATTTCCGATCGGCACCCTCGTGCTTCTCGACTCAAAGGAACTCGGGCTCGTATTTGGCTGTAACTCGATGTTTCCGGACAGACCGAGAGTACTCATCATTATGGATAGCAAAGGCACCAAAGTCGAAGGCCACGTTGTCGATCTGACCGAGAAGGACGCAAGCGGAAATCACCCACGCAGCATTATCAAGACCCTTGACCCGAACAAGTACCGCATAAACCTCGCGGAATACCTCCTGTAG
- a CDS encoding radical SAM protein translates to MNYFLSPRCSLKWLEVPAVYHIPKDELYELDEPAFAVLERAASAGGCEVDESDRAFLDYALNEGILTTVGTRMKRPTLRKSPRPSLRYLELQITRRCNLRCGHCYIGPPENRELPLNKIMRVLREFEEAQGLRLLITGGEPLLHRDFRQMNDALPDYAFRKILLTNGTLLGRRTLRSLHVDEIQMSVDGLEIGHDALRGKGAYRKTMNALDEVRDSGIDVSVSTMVHSANLNDFEEMERLFREKGVREWTVDVPCGAGNLVHHPSLQVSPEVAGRYLRYGFGEGLHGGGEGFACGLHLASVMADGKVARCAFHSESSVGDIAEGLETCWSRISPLALRELKCDCAVRELCRGGCRYRAKLLGDARGKDLYRCAAFAVPEQK, encoded by the coding sequence ATGAATTATTTTCTCTCTCCGAGATGCAGCCTGAAATGGCTCGAAGTCCCAGCGGTTTATCACATCCCAAAGGATGAGCTCTACGAGCTCGACGAACCCGCCTTTGCCGTTCTCGAGAGAGCTGCCTCCGCAGGGGGTTGCGAGGTTGACGAAAGCGATCGTGCCTTTCTCGACTATGCCTTGAATGAGGGAATCCTCACGACTGTCGGGACGCGCATGAAACGACCTACTCTCAGGAAATCCCCCCGACCCTCTCTCCGGTACCTCGAACTCCAGATAACGAGAAGATGCAATCTCCGGTGCGGACATTGCTACATCGGGCCTCCGGAGAACCGGGAACTGCCGTTGAACAAGATCATGAGGGTACTGCGCGAATTCGAGGAAGCGCAGGGGTTGAGGCTCTTGATCACCGGAGGTGAACCGCTCCTTCACAGGGATTTTCGGCAGATGAACGACGCTCTTCCGGATTACGCGTTCCGCAAGATACTTCTTACAAACGGAACGCTGCTCGGCAGGAGAACCCTGAGATCTCTCCACGTGGACGAAATACAGATGAGCGTGGACGGACTCGAGATTGGACATGATGCGCTGAGGGGAAAGGGTGCCTACAGAAAGACGATGAACGCCCTTGATGAGGTTCGCGATTCCGGCATAGACGTCTCTGTTTCGACGATGGTGCATTCAGCGAACCTCAATGATTTTGAAGAGATGGAGCGGCTATTCAGGGAAAAGGGAGTGAGGGAGTGGACGGTCGATGTCCCGTGCGGGGCGGGGAACCTCGTGCACCATCCCTCATTGCAGGTGAGCCCGGAGGTCGCGGGAAGGTATCTGAGATATGGTTTCGGAGAGGGGCTTCACGGCGGAGGAGAGGGTTTTGCGTGCGGGCTGCATCTGGCATCCGTGATGGCCGACGGTAAGGTCGCACGGTGTGCTTTCCATTCGGAATCTTCCGTAGGCGATATTGCCGAGGGTCTTGAAACTTGCTGGAGCAGGATCAGCCCCCTTGCCCTCCGAGAACTGAAATGCGATTGTGCGGTGAGGGAGTTATGCAGGGGGGGATGCAGATACCGGGCGAAACTCCTTGGGGACGCTCGAGGCAAAGATCTCTACCGGTGCGCTGCCTTTGCTGTTCCGGAACAGAAGTGA